Proteins from one Phocoena sinus isolate mPhoSin1 chromosome 8, mPhoSin1.pri, whole genome shotgun sequence genomic window:
- the ZPR1 gene encoding zinc finger protein ZPR1 isoform X1, whose translation MLAGGAVGPGLPAAAAAPSPVQARQPGTGHLFRPISADDEEQQPTEIESLCMNCYRNGMTRLLLTEIPFFREIIVSSFSCEHCGWNNTEIQSAGRIQDQGVRYTLTVRAQEDMNREVVKTDSATTRIPELDFEIPAFSQKGALTTVEGLISRAVSGLELDQPSRRANEEAMAERIDEFIVKLKELKQVASPFTLIIDDPSGNSFVENPHAPRKDDALVITHYNRTLQQEEMLGLQAEEPEEKPEEEDLRNEVLQFNTNCPECNAPAQTNMKLVQIPHFKEVIIMATNCENCGHRTNEVKSGGAVEPLGTRITFYITDPSDMTRDLLKSETCSMEIPELDFELGMAVLGGKFTTLEGILKDIQELVTKNPFTLGDSSSPGQTEKLQEFSQKLNQIIEGNMKAHFVMDDPAGNSYLQNVYAPEDDPEMKVEHYKRTFDQNEELGLNDMKTEGYETGLASQW comes from the exons ATGTTGGCCGGTGGGGCTGTGGGTCCCGGGCTCCCGGCGGCTGCTGCCGCCCCCTCGCCCGTCCAGGCCCGACAGCCCGGGACGGGGCACTTGTTCCGGCCTATTAGCGCTGATGACGAGGAGCAGCAGCCTACCGAGATCGAGTCGCTGTGCATGAACTGCTACCGTAAT GGCATGACGCGCCTCCTGCTCACCGAGATCcccttctttagagaaataatCGTGAGCTCCTTTTCCTGCGAGCACTGTGGCTGGAACAACACGGAGATCCAGTCGGCAGGCAGGATACAGGACCAGGGAGTGCGCTATACTTTGACCGTCAGGGCCCAGGAG GACATGAACAGAGAAGTAGTGAAGACTGACTCTGCCACCACAAGGATCCCAGAGCTGGATTTTGAAATTCCTGCCTTCAGCCAGAAAGGAG CTCTGACTACTGTTGAAGGATTGATCAGCCGTGCTGTCTCTGGCCTGGAGCTGGATCAGCCCTCACGAAGG GCGAATGAAGAAGCCATGGCTGAAAGAATTGATGAGTTCATTGTCAAACTGAAGGAGCTAAAGCAAGTGGCCTCTCCTTTCACCCTG ATCATTGATGATCCCTCAGGGAACAGCTTTGTGGAAAACCCACATGCTCCCCGGAAAGATGATGCCCTGGTGATCACACACTATAATCGGACTCTACAGCAGGAAGAGATGCTGGGGCTCCAG GCAGAGGAACCAGAAGAGAAACCAGAAGAGGAAGATCTCAGAAATGAA GTGCTCCAGTTCAACACCAACTGCCCGGAATGCAATGCTCCGGCCCAGACCAACATGAAGCTAGTTC AAATTCCCCACTTTAAGGAGGTTATCATCATGGCTACCAACTGCGAGAACTGCGGCCATCGGACCAATGAG GTGAAGTCTGGAGGAGCAGTAGAGCCCTTGGGCACCAGGATCACCTTCTACATCACTGATCCCTCAGATATGACTAGAGACCTGCTCAAG TCCGAGACATGTAGTATGGAAATCCCAGAGCTGGACTTTGAACTGGGAATGGCTGTCCTCGGGGGCAAGTTCACCACACTGGAGGGGATACTGAAAGACATCCAGGAACTG GTGACCAAGAACCCTTTCACACTGGGCGACAGTTCCAGTCCTGGCCAGACAGAGAAACTGCAGGAGTTTAGCCAGAAGTTGAACCAG ATCATTGAGGGTAACATGAAGGCCCACTTTGTTATGGATGATCCAGCAGGAAACAGCTACTTGCAG AACGTGTACGCACCGGAAGATGATCCTGAGATGAAGGTGGAGCACTATAAGCGCACATTTGACCAAAACGAGGAACTGGGGCTCAATGACATGAAGACGGAGGGCTATGAGACAGGTCTGGCTTCCCAGTGGTAG
- the APOA5 gene encoding apolipoprotein A-V: MTSVAAVLTWALALLSVLSITQARKGFWDYFSQSSTDKGRVEQIQQQKLAREPTSLKDSLEPDVSNMNFLEKLGPLNGQGRESPGLPHDPVGMRQQLQEELEEVRERLEPYMAEVHERVGWHLEGLRRQLQPYTVELMEQVALRVQELQEQLRVVGEGTKAQLLGGVEEARSLLQELQDRVANHTGRVKALFHPYAERLVTGIGHHVQELHRSVAPHAAASPARLSRCVQVLSRKLTLKAKALHTRIQQNLDQLREELSVFAGAGADGAEEEAQPDPQVLSQEVRQRLQAFRHDTFLQIAAFTRAIDQETKQIQQQLAPPPPGHSAFAPEFLQGDRGKVRSELQARLDDLWEDINYSLRDHSPGHLGEP, translated from the exons ATGACAAGTGTGGCTGCAGTTCTGACCTGGGCTCTGGCCCTCCTCTCAG TGCTTTCAATCACCCAGGCACGGAAAGGCTTCTGGGACTACTTCAGCCAGAGCAGCACGGACAAAGGCAGGGTGGAGCAGATCCAGCAGCAGAAGCTGGCACGGGAGCCCAC GAGCCTGAAAGACAGCCTTGAGCCAGACGTCAGCAATATGAACTTCCTGGAAAAGCTGGGCCCTTTGAATGGGCAGGGGAGGGAGTCTCCCGGGCTTCCACACGACCCGGTGGGCATGCGGCAGCAGCTGcaggaggagctggaggaagtgagggagcGTCTGGAGCCCTACATGGCGGAGGTGCACGAGCGCGTGGGTTGGCACCTGGAGGGGTTGCGGCGGCAGCTGCAGCCCTACACAGTGGAGCTGATGGAGCAGGTGGCCCTGCGCGTGCAGGAGCTGCAGGAGCAGCTGCGCGTGGTCGGAGAGGGCACCAAGGCCCAGCTGCTGGGGGGCGTGGAAGAGGCGCGGAGCCTGCTGCAGGAGCTGCAGGACCGCGTGGCAAACCACACTGGCCGCGTCAAGGCGCTCTTCCACCCGTACGCGGAGCGCCTGGTGACGGGCATCGGGCACCACGTGCAGGAGCTGCACCGCAGCGTGGCGCCGCACGCGGCCGCCAGCCCGGCGCGCCTCAGCCGCTGCGTGCAGGTGCTCTCGCGCAAGCTCACGCTCAAGGCCAAGGCTCTGCACACACGCATCCAGCAGAACCTCGACCAGCTGCGCGAAGAGCTCAGCGTCTTTGCTGGCGCCGGTGCTGACGGTGCGGAGGAAGAGGCCCAGCCGGACCCCCAGGTGCTGTCTCAGGAGGTGCGCCAACGACTCCAGGCTTTCCGCCACGACACCTTCCTGCAGATTGCCGCCTTCACCCGCGCCATTGACCAAGAGACCAAGCAGATCCAGCAGCAGCTGGCGCCGCCTCCCCCAGGCCACAGCGCCTTCGCTCCAGAATTCCTACAAGGGGACCGAGGCAAGGTCAGGAGCGAGCTGCAGGCTCGCCTCGACGACCTGTGGGAAGACATCAACTACAGCCTTCGCGACCATAGTCCTGGCCATCTGGGGGAGCCCTGA
- the ZPR1 gene encoding zinc finger protein ZPR1 isoform X2: MTRLLLTEIPFFREIIVSSFSCEHCGWNNTEIQSAGRIQDQGVRYTLTVRAQEDMNREVVKTDSATTRIPELDFEIPAFSQKGALTTVEGLISRAVSGLELDQPSRRANEEAMAERIDEFIVKLKELKQVASPFTLIIDDPSGNSFVENPHAPRKDDALVITHYNRTLQQEEMLGLQAEEPEEKPEEEDLRNEVLQFNTNCPECNAPAQTNMKLVQIPHFKEVIIMATNCENCGHRTNEVKSGGAVEPLGTRITFYITDPSDMTRDLLKSETCSMEIPELDFELGMAVLGGKFTTLEGILKDIQELVTKNPFTLGDSSSPGQTEKLQEFSQKLNQIIEGNMKAHFVMDDPAGNSYLQNVYAPEDDPEMKVEHYKRTFDQNEELGLNDMKTEGYETGLASQW, from the exons ATGACGCGCCTCCTGCTCACCGAGATCcccttctttagagaaataatCGTGAGCTCCTTTTCCTGCGAGCACTGTGGCTGGAACAACACGGAGATCCAGTCGGCAGGCAGGATACAGGACCAGGGAGTGCGCTATACTTTGACCGTCAGGGCCCAGGAG GACATGAACAGAGAAGTAGTGAAGACTGACTCTGCCACCACAAGGATCCCAGAGCTGGATTTTGAAATTCCTGCCTTCAGCCAGAAAGGAG CTCTGACTACTGTTGAAGGATTGATCAGCCGTGCTGTCTCTGGCCTGGAGCTGGATCAGCCCTCACGAAGG GCGAATGAAGAAGCCATGGCTGAAAGAATTGATGAGTTCATTGTCAAACTGAAGGAGCTAAAGCAAGTGGCCTCTCCTTTCACCCTG ATCATTGATGATCCCTCAGGGAACAGCTTTGTGGAAAACCCACATGCTCCCCGGAAAGATGATGCCCTGGTGATCACACACTATAATCGGACTCTACAGCAGGAAGAGATGCTGGGGCTCCAG GCAGAGGAACCAGAAGAGAAACCAGAAGAGGAAGATCTCAGAAATGAA GTGCTCCAGTTCAACACCAACTGCCCGGAATGCAATGCTCCGGCCCAGACCAACATGAAGCTAGTTC AAATTCCCCACTTTAAGGAGGTTATCATCATGGCTACCAACTGCGAGAACTGCGGCCATCGGACCAATGAG GTGAAGTCTGGAGGAGCAGTAGAGCCCTTGGGCACCAGGATCACCTTCTACATCACTGATCCCTCAGATATGACTAGAGACCTGCTCAAG TCCGAGACATGTAGTATGGAAATCCCAGAGCTGGACTTTGAACTGGGAATGGCTGTCCTCGGGGGCAAGTTCACCACACTGGAGGGGATACTGAAAGACATCCAGGAACTG GTGACCAAGAACCCTTTCACACTGGGCGACAGTTCCAGTCCTGGCCAGACAGAGAAACTGCAGGAGTTTAGCCAGAAGTTGAACCAG ATCATTGAGGGTAACATGAAGGCCCACTTTGTTATGGATGATCCAGCAGGAAACAGCTACTTGCAG AACGTGTACGCACCGGAAGATGATCCTGAGATGAAGGTGGAGCACTATAAGCGCACATTTGACCAAAACGAGGAACTGGGGCTCAATGACATGAAGACGGAGGGCTATGAGACAGGTCTGGCTTCCCAGTGGTAG
- the BUD13 gene encoding BUD13 homolog: MAAAPPLSKAEYLKRYLSGADAGVDGGSESGRKRRKKRPKTGGAGGKGMRIVDDDVSWTSMSTTKTEKEEEEDDGDLPVVAEFVDERPEEVKQMEAFRSSAKWKLLGGHSEDLPSHRHSRHDTPDSSPPRRVRHDTLDSFPPRRVHHDTLDSSPPRRVCYDTLDSSPPRRVRHDPLDSSPPRTVCHDTPDSLHPRRVRHDTPDSSPRRVRLDTPDSSPPRRVCYDSPDPSPPRRARHDSPDPFPIRKPYRHSSGVSPRRARHDTPDPSPPRRAHHNSSDISPRRRAHNSSPDTAQPRRTLDSVDTPQLRRARHNSPDLASSVPHSLSRTKSSKAPESSSKTSPHRKGPGPSHLSLPKNSKYEYDSELSPPRKKQAKSRFGSKQHDSKGSSPSHRKYHTSSSPRRHQSHMLDASSYPSDSKKASDSDLSPPRHKQSSGPRDSDSDLSPPRNRPRHWNSDSDLSPPRRKQRAKSSDSDLSPPRRSQPLGKKAAHMYSGAKTGLVLTDIQQELQELERRDQETMAFEAEFQYAETVFRDKSGRKRNLKLERLEQRRKAQKDSERDELYAQWGKGLAQSRQQQQNVEDAMKEMQKPLARYIDDEDLDRMLREKEREGDPMAKLIKKNKAKEDKNKKVRPRYSGPAPPPNRFNIWPGYRWDGVDRSNGFEQKRFARLASKKAVEELAYKWSVEDM, encoded by the exons ATGGCGGCAGCTCCGCCGCTCTCAAAGGCCGAATACCTGAAGCGTTACTTGTCTGGGGCAGATGCCGGCGTCGACGGGGGCTCCGAGTCCGGCCGCAAGCGTCGCAAAAAGCGGCCGAAGACTGGCGGGGCTGGCGGCAAGGG aaTGCGGATTGTGGATGATGACGTGAGCTGGACATCTATGTCAACCactaaaacagaaaaggaggaagaggaagatgatgGAGATTTGCCTGTG GTGGCTGAGTTTGTGGATGAGCGGCCAGAAGAGGTAAAGCAGATGGAAGCCTTTCGTTCCAGTGCCAAATGGAAGCTTCTGGGAG GCCACAGTGAAGATCTACCCTCACACAGACATTCCCGTCATGATACCCCGGATTCATCTCCTCCTAGGCGGGTCCGTCATGATACCCTGGATTCATTTCCTCCTAGGAGGGTCCATCATGACACCCTGGATTCATCTCCTCCTAGAAGGGTCTGTTATGACACCCTGGATTCATCTCCTCCCAGGAGGGTCCGTCATGACCCCCTGGATTCATCTCCTCCTAGGACAGTCTGTCATGACACCCCGGATTCATTGCATCCTAGGAGGGTCCGTCATGATACCCCGGATTCATCTCCTAGGAGGGTCCGTCTCGATACCCCGGATTCATCTCCTCCTAGGAGGGTCTGTTATGATTCCCCAGATCCATCTCCCCCAAGGAGGGCCCGTCATGATTCACCGGATCCttttcccatcaggaaaccttaTCGTCATTCTTCAGGTGTATCTCCTAGGAGGGCCCGTCATGACACACCAGATCCATCTCCACCTAGGAGAGCCCACCACAATTCCTCAGATATCTCTCCTCGCAGAAGGGCGCATAACAGCTCCCCTGACACAGCTCAGCCTAGAAGGACTCTTGACTCCGTGGACACACCACAGCTCAGGAGGGCCCGTCATAATTCCCCTGACTTGGCTTCTAGTGTCCCTCATTCACTGTCCAGAACCAAAAGCAGTAAAGCCCCAGAAAGTTCTAGTAAAACTTCTCCACATCGGAAGGGGCCAGGACCTTCTCATCTATCACTCCCAAAGAACAGCAAGTATGAATATGACTCGGAACTCTCTCCTCCACGGAAAAAGCAAGCAAAATCCCGTTTTGGAAGTAAGCAGCATGATTCTAAAG GGTCTTCCCCCAGCCATAGGAAATATCATACAAGCTCTTCACCCAGGAGACATCAGAGTCACATGTTGGACGCTTCTTCCTACCCAAGTGACAGTAAGAAAGCCTCTGACTCAGATCTTTCTCCTCCACGGCATAAACAAAGTTCAGGGCCCCGGGATTCTGATTCAGATCTGTCACCTCCACGGAATAGACCTAGGCACTGGAACTCTGATTCTGACCTCTCTCCACCAAGGAGGAAACAGAGGGCCAAATCATCTGATTCTGACCTGTCTCCACCTCGAAGGAGTCAGCCTCTGGGAAAGAAG GCTGCACACATGTATTCTGGGGCTAAAACTGGGTTGGTGTTAACTGACATACAGCAAGAGCTGCAGGAGCTCGAGAGACGGGACCAAGAGACCATGGCATTTGAAG CTGAATTCCAGTATGCTGAAACCGTATTTCGAGATAAGTCTGGTCGTAAGAGGAATTTGAAACTGGAACGTTTAGAGCAGAGGAGAAAAGCGCAGAAGGACTCGGAGAGAGATGAGCTGTATGCTCAGTGGGGAAAAGG GCTTGCACAGAGCCGGCAGCAGCAACAAAATGTGGAGGATGCAATGAAGGAAATGCAAAAGCCTCTGGCCCGCTATATTGATGATGAAGATCTAGATCGGAtgctgagagaaaaagaaagagagggggacCCCATGGCCAAGCTTATCAAGAAGAATAAGGCCAAGGAGGacaagaataaaaaag TGAGACCTCGCTACAGTGGCCCAGCACCTCCTCCCAACAGGTTCAATATCTGGCCTGGATATCGCTGGGATGGAGTAGACAG